AATGGGAGCAGCACGGTAAAGTTGCCATAGAATGGCAACTAAAAGAATCGGTGCTGCTATTGCCAAGACTCGCTGCAAGGGCTTTTTAAACAAACTCAAGATTTTTCGTTGCTCTTGAGTTAGCTTCTCTGGCTTCAGGGCGAGAATTAAAATGCTGAATATATTAAAGTGGCGGAATAACTGCATCCACAAAACAGGAGCAATTCCCACCACTACTATTAATAACAGCTCCAGCCAAACAGGGAGAATTGGATCTCCGACTGCCAATCCCAGCCAGCAAAGCACCAGCAATATGGGAAGAGCCGCCAATCCAGCAAGGTGAATCCACAAAAAAGGTTCTGACCAGAATGAACGCATAGGGATTTGAGATTTGAGATTTTGGATTTTGGATTAAATCCAAAATCCAAAATTGATTAACTAGGAGTGAGAGTACGGCGCTTGGTGACCATCTTGAACGCTTCAATTCGGTCGCCCACAGACCAATCGTTGAACTTATCGATGCCGATACCGCATTCAAAGCCGGCGTTGACTTCTTTGGCATCTTCTTTCATCCGTTTGAGGGAATCGAGAGTACCTTCATAAATCACCTGACCGCCTCGGCGCACGCGCACTTTACAGTTGCGAACCGCCTTGCCGGATATGATGTAACAACCGGCGACAGCCCCTCGACCGACTGGGAAGACAGCACGTACTTCCGCTTCGCCCAAAGCTTCTTCTACCAATTCTGGTTCCAGCAAGCCTTCCATCGCTCCTTGAATGTCTTCCAGGAGTTTGTAGATGATGTTGTATTCGCGCACATCTACACCCGCTTGGTCGGCTGCTTGACGGGCTCCGCTGGCCAAGGTGGTATTGAAACCAACGATGACGGCGTTGCTGGCTGCTGCCAAGTCTACGTCTGTTTGAGTGATTTCGCCAGGGGCAGCTAGCAGGATACGGATTTGCACCTGATTCTGGGGCAGCTGTTGCAGAGAGCCGACAATTGCTTCTGCCGAACCTTGAACATCTGCTTTGAGGATGAGGTTGAGTTCCTTGAGTTCGCCTTCTTGAGCTTTCGCCGAGAGGGTTGTGAGGGTAACTCCGCGCATCAGGCGAGATTGTCGCTGTTGTTCGGCACGTTCTTGAGCAAGCGCACGCGCTTTCTTTTCATCTTGGAACACGTCGAACTCATCGCCTGCGGCGGGAACTTCGCTCAGTCCCAATACTTCCACCGCAAACGATGGACTTGCGGCTTCCACGCGATTGCCTCGATCGTCGATCATCGCCCGCACCTTACCGAAGGCAGAACCGGCTACGAGGATATCACCCACTCGCAGAGTACCGTTTTGCACTAACAAAGTAGCAACCGGGCCTCTTGACTTATCCAAATTGGCTTCAATTACCGTTCCTTTGGCCGAGCGATTCGGGTTGGCCACGAGATGTTCGTCAACTTCTGCTACCAGGAGAATCATTTCCAGGAGGGAATCCAGGTTTTGTTTTTGCATTGCGCTGACGCTAACCATAATCGTCTCGCCGCCCCATTCTTCTGGTACCAAAGCGAATTCCGTCAGTTCTTGCTTGACGCGATCGGGTTGTGCGTCTGGTTTGTCGATTTTGTTAATTGCTACGACAATGGGTACTTCTGCGGCTTTAGCGTGGCTGATCGCTTCGATCGTCTGAGGTTGGACACCATCATCTGCGGCTACTACCAGTACGGCGATATCTGTAACTCTTGCCCCACGCGCTCGCATAGCGGTAAATGCTTCGTGACCGGGCGTATCCAGAAATACTACCTGCTGAGTGTTGCCATCGTGCTGTACGTCTACATGATAAGCACCGATATGCTGGGTAATACCGCCTGCTTCCCCCTGAGCCACCTTGCTTTCGCGGATAGCATCCAACAGAGTAGTTTTACCGTGGTCTACGTGACCCATGATTGTGACGACAGGCGGACGACGCTGAAGATGATCCAGATCTTCCACATCAATCATCTCGCTACCTTTGCTCGCTTCAGCTTCCTTCTGGGCGGTTTCCACGTCCACACCCAGATCGTTGGCCAGCATAGTCACCGTGGGGACATCAAGGCTTTGAGTAATGGTAACGGCCATACCTTTAAAGAACAGCCGCTTGACAATTTCCGTGTCCGGTACTCCCAGAGCTTGCGCGAGCTCTTGCACGGTCATGCTACCGATTAAAACTAGCTTCTGAGGACGATCGACTGCGGACTCTTCTCGACCTCGGTTGCGAGCTGCTTTAGCAGCGTTACCATCGCGGGAAGGAGCTTCCTTTTGACGCTTTGTAGCGGCTTGGGCTGCTGCGGTTGCTGGTGCCGATCGAGGTGCTTTTGGCTTCGGCGGGCGAGCGACTGAAAGACTGACTTGAATTGTGGGAGGCAAAACTTCGAGGTCGCTTTCATCGAAATCAACCTCATCCTCATCAAAAAGTGCCTGCTTGCTGCGTTTCCCAGCTCCTTTAACTTTGGCCGCTTTGCTGGGCAAATCTTCTTCTTCCTCTTCCCAGTTTTTCGCTTTTTTAGGTGGTCTGGGAGGTTGCGGTCGCTTCAGTTCCTGCTCTGACAAAGCTGTCGTTTCTTCTATTTCCTCACCTTCTGCGGCTGTATCTCCTCTGAGATCTGCTTCTTCAGATGCGGCAGGACGGATGGGGCGGCTAGGTGGATTCGGTTTGACCACCGGTTTGGGCCGCTGTAGTTCTGGTAAGGGTGGCGCTGGTGGTGCAGTTGTGCGGTTAGGCTTCGACTCCTGAAGTGATTGCTTTCTCTCTTCTCTTTTCTCTTGTCTTTTATCTTCCCGCTTATCTTCCCTTCCCTCTACCTTTTTCTCGACAGGCTGCTGCCCAGTTGCGGCTGGCTTAGGCTTTTTCTTAACAGGTTGGTCTGTTTGGTTTTGGTTAGCCTGACGGTTGGGTGGCGAGGCGACTGGTCTCGATGGAGGTTCGGTAAGCTTAGGTTGTTCTGGTGCGGGACGAGAAGGGGGAACTTGCTGAACTTGCTGTATTTGCTGAACCTTTAAGGGTGTGCCTTTGTCGTTCGCTACAACTTCCTGATTTTGGCTGGGGCGTACTGGTCGAGTAGGTGCCGACGGCTTCATAGATAAAGACGTTGGCTGACTTACTGGCGGTTGGGGCGGGATAGCAACGGGCGCTCCCAATTGTTTCGGAGGGTTAACAGCAGGACGCTCCTGATGTTGGCGAATTCCCAAAATCTGCTGTTTTTTTGGGGCATTGGGCTTTGGGCCCGATGGCGGTGATTGTGAGTGTGTCTTATTGTGAGATGGAGCCGATTTGCTGGGAGATGTATGCTGGGCTGCATATTTCTCCGCAACTGTGCGAATGCGTTCTGCGGACTCGTCGGTAATAGTGCTGCTGTGACTTTTGACTGGAATCCGCAGCTGATCGCAAATTGCAAGAATATCCTTATTGTCCAAATTAAGTTCCCGTGATAAATCGTAAATTCTGACTTTGCCGTTGTTCATCCACGCTTTCCCCTTGACTCATACCAGCGGTCTCTGATGACCTACTGTTCTAAGATATCTACATCATTGGTATGCTGCCTCCTTTGTGGGAGTTGCAACTG
This region of Aerosakkonema funiforme FACHB-1375 genomic DNA includes:
- a CDS encoding low-complexity tail membrane protein: MRSFWSEPFLWIHLAGLAALPILLVLCWLGLAVGDPILPVWLELLLIVVVGIAPVLWMQLFRHFNIFSILILALKPEKLTQEQRKILSLFKKPLQRVLAIAAPILLVAILWQLYRAAPIAAPFAPFPPEWRFAGLLLAAAAFLLCNLFLQVPISVLAVLMTSESAFAATEPYPLEKIRQDFTIPGWQVNQILPFINVQEKQSSSASAPIIEDAGSKPSNSSNSI
- the infB gene encoding translation initiation factor IF-2; protein product: MNNGKVRIYDLSRELNLDNKDILAICDQLRIPVKSHSSTITDESAERIRTVAEKYAAQHTSPSKSAPSHNKTHSQSPPSGPKPNAPKKQQILGIRQHQERPAVNPPKQLGAPVAIPPQPPVSQPTSLSMKPSAPTRPVRPSQNQEVVANDKGTPLKVQQIQQVQQVPPSRPAPEQPKLTEPPSRPVASPPNRQANQNQTDQPVKKKPKPAATGQQPVEKKVEGREDKREDKRQEKREERKQSLQESKPNRTTAPPAPPLPELQRPKPVVKPNPPSRPIRPAASEEADLRGDTAAEGEEIEETTALSEQELKRPQPPRPPKKAKNWEEEEEDLPSKAAKVKGAGKRSKQALFDEDEVDFDESDLEVLPPTIQVSLSVARPPKPKAPRSAPATAAAQAATKRQKEAPSRDGNAAKAARNRGREESAVDRPQKLVLIGSMTVQELAQALGVPDTEIVKRLFFKGMAVTITQSLDVPTVTMLANDLGVDVETAQKEAEASKGSEMIDVEDLDHLQRRPPVVTIMGHVDHGKTTLLDAIRESKVAQGEAGGITQHIGAYHVDVQHDGNTQQVVFLDTPGHEAFTAMRARGARVTDIAVLVVAADDGVQPQTIEAISHAKAAEVPIVVAINKIDKPDAQPDRVKQELTEFALVPEEWGGETIMVSVSAMQKQNLDSLLEMILLVAEVDEHLVANPNRSAKGTVIEANLDKSRGPVATLLVQNGTLRVGDILVAGSAFGKVRAMIDDRGNRVEAASPSFAVEVLGLSEVPAAGDEFDVFQDEKKARALAQERAEQQRQSRLMRGVTLTTLSAKAQEGELKELNLILKADVQGSAEAIVGSLQQLPQNQVQIRILLAAPGEITQTDVDLAAASNAVIVGFNTTLASGARQAADQAGVDVREYNIIYKLLEDIQGAMEGLLEPELVEEALGEAEVRAVFPVGRGAVAGCYIISGKAVRNCKVRVRRGGQVIYEGTLDSLKRMKEDAKEVNAGFECGIGIDKFNDWSVGDRIEAFKMVTKRRTLTPS